One genomic segment of Hordeum vulgare subsp. vulgare chromosome 2H, MorexV3_pseudomolecules_assembly, whole genome shotgun sequence includes these proteins:
- the LOC123427762 gene encoding 60S ribosomal protein L12-3-like has product MPPKLDPSQVVEVYVRVTGGEVGAASSLAPKIGPLGLSPKKIGEDIAKETAKDWKGLRVTVKLTVQNRQAKVSVVPSAAALVIKSLKEPERDRKKVKNIKHNGNISLDDVIEIAKIMKTRSMAKEMAGTVKEILGTCVSVGCTVDGKDPKDLQTEIDDGEVEIPSA; this is encoded by the coding sequence ATGCCGCCCAAGCTCGACCCGTCGCAGGTGGTGGAGGTCTACGTCCGGGTGACCGGAGGCGAAGTCGGCGCGGCGTCGTCGCTCGCCCCCAAGATCGGTCCCCTCGGTCTCTCCCCCAAGAAGATCGGTGAGGACATTGCCAAGGAGACGGCTAAGGACTGGAAGGGCCTCCGCGTCACCGTCAAGCTCACCGTCCAGAACCGTCAGGCCAAGGTCTCCGTCGTCCCCTCCGCCGCGGCGCTCGTCATCAAGTCCCTCAAGGAGCCCGAGAGGGACAGGAAGAAGGTCAAGAACATCAAGCACAACGGCAACATCAGCCTCGACGACGTCATCGAGATCGCCAAGATCATGAAGACCAGGTCCATGGCCAAGGAGATGGCCGGGACCGTCAAGGAGATCCTCGGCACCTGCGTCAGCGTTGGCTGCACCGTCGACGGGAAGGACCCCAAGGACCTGCAGACGgagatcgacgacggcgaggTCGAGATCCCCTCTGCTTAA